One stretch of Bombus terrestris chromosome 5, iyBomTerr1.2, whole genome shotgun sequence DNA includes these proteins:
- the LOC100642803 gene encoding proteasome subunit alpha type-5: MFLTRSEYDHGVNTFSPEGRLFQVEYAIEAIKLGSTAIGIATSEGVVLVVEKRITSSLMEPTTVEKIVEIDKHIGCAASGLIADSRTMIDRARVECQNHWFVYNERMSVESTAQAVSNLAIQFGDSDDDGSAMSRPFGVAMLFAGIDEKGPQLYHMDPSGTFVQFDAKAIGSGSEGAQQNLQEVYHKSMTLKEAIKAALVILKQVMEEKLSDNNIEVMTMTPEQLFHMFTKAELQEVITDIA, from the exons atgTTTTTAACACGTTCTGAATACGACCATGGTGTTAATACCTTCTCTCCGGAAGGGAGGTTATTCCAAGTTGAATATGCCATAGAAGCTATAAAACTTGGTTCCACTGCCATTGGAATCGCAACATCAGAGGGTGTTGTTTTAGTTGTGGAGAAACGTATCACTTCCAGTTTAATGGAACCCACAACCGTAGAAAAGATCGTAGAAATTGATAAGCATATCGGATGCGCCGCATCCGGCTTAATAGCTGACTCTAGGACTATGATCGATCGTGCTAGAGTAGAATGTCAAAATCATTGGTTCGTCTACAATGAAAGAATGTCTGTGGAGTCAACGGCACAGGCTGTATCTAACTTAGCTATACAATTTGGAGACAGTGACGACGATGGTAGTGCCATGTCAAGACCATTTGGTGTAGCAATGTTGTTTGCTGGTATCGATGAAAAAGGGCCTCAGTTGTATCATATGGATCCTTCTGGTACCTTTGTACAATTTGATGCTAAAGCTATTGGATCTGGAAGCGAAGGCGCCCAACAGAACCTCCAAGAAGTGTATCATAAg TCTATGACGCTTAAAGAAGCGATAAAGGCAGCTTTGGTTATATTGAAGCAAGTTATGGAAGAGAAACTGAGTGATAACAATATAGAAGTAATGACAATGACTCCTGAACAACTGTTTCATATGTTTACAAAAGCTGAATTGCAGGAGGTGATTACAGATATTGCTTAA